A stretch of DNA from Brevibacillus ruminantium:
TTGCATCCGCCCACTACGCCGAGCGAACGGATAACCTTGGTAGAGACACTTCGCAGCATCTGATACTGGCGGTCCGTCAGCGTTTGGGACGGAGCCACCACGATGCTGTCCCCCGTATGAATCCCGACCGGGTCTAGATTTTCCATGTTGCAAACGATGATGCACGTGTCGCTGGCATCGCGCATCACTTCGTATTCAATTTCCTTCCAGCCTTTTACACTGCGTTCAATCAACACCTGGTGAATCGGGCTGGCTGCGATTCCGGATGCGGCGACCTGACGGAGGATTTGCTCATTCTCGGCAATTCCGCCCCCGGCACCGCCCAGCGTATAAGCCGGACGGACGATGACAGGATAGCCGATCGATTCGGCAAATGACACCGCATCCTCTACCGTTTCCACTGTTGCACTCTCTGGTACGGGCTCGCCAATCTGCTGCATGAGCTGCTTGAATAGCTCGCGATCTTCTCCATTTTGAATCGCATCCAGGGGTGTTCCCAGCAGTTCCACTCCGTACTGCTCCAGTACGCCTGCTTCCGCAAGTGAAACGGCCAGATTCAGCCCCGTCTGCCCGCCCAGTGTCGGCAGCAGTCCATCCGGTCTCTCTTTGGCAATAATCGAAGTCAGGGACCGAAGCGTGAGCGGTTCCAGATACACCTTGTCGGCTACCTGTTCATCCGTCATGATCGTGGCCGGATTGTTGTTGACCAGCACCACTTTCACGCCCGCTTCCTGCAGAGAAAGGCAAGCCTGCGCTCCGGCATAATCAAACTCTGCCGCCTGCCCGATCACAATCGGCCCGGACCCGATGACTAAAACTTTTTGTATGTGCGCCAATTTAGGCATAGATCTTCGCTCCCACTCCACGAATCAACTGCAAGAATTGTGTAAGCATATGTGAGGTATCGCTCGGTCCGGGATGCGCCTCCGGGTGAAACTGGACCGTCATCACCGGCAAATGTTGATGGCGCAGTCCTTCTACGGAGTTGTCATTTACATTGCGATACGTAACCAATAGCTGCCGATTGTCCAGCGACTCTTCTTTTACCACGTATCCGTGATTTTGCGAGGTCATGTACACCTTGCCCGTCAGCAGTTCTTTTACCGGATGATTTCCGCCGCGATGACCGTACTTCAATTTTTCTGTCTTTCCGCCAAACGCAAGCGCAAGCACCTGATGTCCCAGACAGATCCCCATGGTCGGATACTGCTCGGCCGCTTTGCGCCACTCTACGCAATAGGTAAGCAAATCTTCCGGGTCACCAGGGCCGTTGGAGAACAGCAGGCCGTCCGGCTGCAACGCTTGAATCTGCGCATAGGTTGTATCAAAAGGGACGACCGTTACACGGCATCCGAGGGATTGCAATGATTCCAGGATCGACCGTTTCATTCCAAGATCGATGAGAACGACATGTTCCTTCGTCCCTGGGTAGCGCTGTATTTCCTGGCTGGACACATTGGCAACCAGCGATTTTTTGATGTATTTTTTTCGGAGTGCCGACACCTCTTCAAGAGAAAGCGGCCGATCAGCAATCACTCCCCACAGCGGCCCCTCTTGGCGAACTCTTTTGGTGACCGTTCTCGTATCTACCCCTGCGAGGATGGGAAAACCAAATTCCTCCGCCGCTTCAGCCAGCGAACGGCCGGATTGATAATGACTGGGTTCGCTGCACAACTCACTGACCACCATCCCTGCCAAAGCAGGCTTTGCGGCTTCGTAATCCTGATCGTTAATCCCGTAATTCCCGATCAACGGATATGTGAAAGTGACGATCTGCCCTGCAAACGAGGGGTCGCTCATGACCTCCTGATATCCTGTCATACCTGTATGAAAAACCACTTCACCAATACCTTCGAGAGGAGCGCCAAACAGTGTTCCGGCAAATACCTCTCCGCTCTCCAGTGTTAAGTATCCTGGGCCATATCCGTGTTTCTCTCTGTTCATCGGTATAGCTCACTCCTCTCCCGCGGGAACTCTCTGACGAAAATTTATGCAACTACTTGTATTAATATACATTCGTACTAATAAAAATGCAATGAGTTTTTCGCAACTTTTCACTCATTGCCTGGCAGATTTTCTTGCTTGCTGATGCCTGCTATCCCGGAAAAGAGAAAAACGGAAGCAGCCTTTGACTGCCTCTCGTTTTCCCTTTATTGCTTTACCTTTTTTCTCTTTATCCTGTAGATTTTCCTGTTATCCTTTTTGAAGCGCCTCGTCCAGTACGGCCACGACCCGCTCTATTTCATCCTCGGTGGTGACAAAAGACGGAAGCATGCGAATGACCTGAGGCCCAGCCAAAAGCACCAGCACTCCTTTTTCCCGAGCGTAATCCAGCACCCCGGCTGCCGGGATCGAAAGCTTCATTCCCAAAAGCAAGCCCTTCCCTCGGATCTCCACTACTTTCTCTGGATGGGCTGTTTTCAACTGCTGCAATCGACTGACGAGCAGCTCGTTCAGCTGATTGACCCGACTCAAGAGGCCGTCTTCTTCGATGGTCTCCACGGTTGCGATCCCCGCTGCCATTGCCAAGGGATTGCCACCGAAGGTCGTTCCATGCGTGCCGGGCGAAAAGGCTTGAGCTGCTTCTTCTGTTGCCAGGATGGCGCCGATCGGAAAGCCGCTGCCCAACCCTTTTGCCAGCGAAATCGCATCAGGGAGAATCTCATACTGTTGAAAAGCAAACCAGGTTCCGGTCCGGCCGATGCCGGTTTGCACCTCATCAATCAAGAGCAACAGGCCATGCTGGTCACATAGTTGACGGAGCCCTTTGACGAACGGCTCTTCTGCCGAATGGACTCCGCCCTCTCCCTGCACCAGCTCCAGCAGGATCGCGCATGTTTTCTCATTCACAGCCTGCTTGACGGCATCCAGGTCATTGTACGGTACGGTCACGAAGCCTTCTGGCAGCGGTGTGAAGCCGTCCTTTACTTTTTCCTGCCCTGTTGCGGTCAAAGTTGCCAGTGTCCTGCCGTGAAAAGACTGGCCAAATGTAATGATCTCGTAGCACTCTGTCCCCTTCACCTTTTGCGCGTAGCGGCGTGCCAGCTTGATCAGCCCCTCGTTTGCTTCCGCCCCGCTGTTGCAAAAAAGGGCGCGATCCAGTCCTGAGACCTGACTTAGTTTCTGTGCCAAGACCTCCTGCTGAGGGATGTGAAACAGATTGGAGCAATGCCAGAGTGTATCTACTTGTTCATGCAGCTTTTTGGCTACCTTGGCTGGCACATGGCCCAGCGAAGTGACAGCAATTCCCGAGATAAAATCGAGATACTCTTTGCCTGATTCATCCCAGACCTTGTTGCCCTCCCCTTTCACCAGATGAACTGGCCATCTCGCATAGTTATTCATCAAATGGTATGGAGCAGTCGTTGTACTCATCATTACCCTCCCGTATTCAAGCGTGGACCTGGGCCGCTTTGGAGACAATGGCCGTACCAGCCGTCTCTCCCTGGCAAACCCGGAGCAAATCCTCTGCAGTCCCCCTGCAAATGACAACCTGGGGAACCCCCTCAGAAAGGGCATCGAGAGCAGCCCTCACCTTGGGAATCATCCCGCCTGTAATGATCCCTTCCTGAATCATCTGCTCGATCTCCCGGGGATTTGTTTTGGGGATCAAGGCAGTGCCCTCTTCTTTTGGTGCCAGGATTCCCGGGACATCAGTCACCATGATCAGGCTTTCCGCCCCTAGTGCAGCAGCGATTGCCCCCGCTGCTATATCTGCGTTTACATTGTACTTCTGGCTCCCTTCCGTCCCGACAGCGAGCGGGGCGATAACCGGCAAATATCCATGGGAAAGAATGGCCAGCGGAATCGCCGCATCCACCTTTTTTACCTCTCCAACAAGTCCAAGCGGTTTATCAGTCTGCACTGCGGTAAGCATGCCGCCGTCCATCCCGCTTACCCCCCAGGCTTTGGCTCTATGCTCGGATAGCCGCCTCACCAGCCACTTATTGATTTGCCCGCACAATACTTGTTCGACGACCTGCAAGGTATCCTCGCAGGTCACCCGAAGTCCGTCCACGAACTGGGAGGGGATCGCCAAGCGCTCCAGCATGCTGTTGATCGCCGGGCCGCCACCGTGTACAATGACGAGCTGCTTTCCCTTTTGCTGAATCTCCGCAATTGCTTGAAAAAAGCGGTCAGGCAACTGTTCCATCGTACTGCCCCCGCATTTGATGACCACGATTCCTTCCATCCTCTTTCTCCTCCTCTACGGGAAAAGCGGCACCAGGGACAACCCGGCCGTCTCCTTCAGCCCAAACATCAGGTTCATGTTTTGAATCGCCTGCCCCGCAGCCCCTTTGACGACATTGTCGATGACCGCTAGCACGATAACCCGGCCCGTACGCTCGTCGACATGCAGTGCAATGTCGCAGAAATTGGAACCGTAGACCTCTTTGGTCCGCGGATGACTGCCCTGCGCACGGACCCGGACGTAGGGTTTGTCTGCGTACACACTCTCATAGAGCTCCTGTACCTGGGAGGGTGACACTGCGCTCTCCAATGTTCCGTAAGCGGTGACGAGAATCCCCCTGGTCATCGGAACGAGATGGGGCGTAAATTGGATAAGCTGCTGAAGTCCGGTCTGTTTGCTCAGCTCCTGCTCGATCTCCGGCGTATGCTGATGGGCTCCCACTTTGTAGGCATGGATGCTCTCGTTTAATTCACTGTAGTGAACTCCGAGTGAGACACCACGGCCCGCCCCCGAAACGCCGGATTTGGCATCGACGATCCAGCTTTTCGGATTTACCCAGCCCGACTGTGCCAATGGAAGCAAGCCCAGGAGCGCAGCCGTGGGGTAGCAGCCCGGATTGGCGATCAGATCGGCTTTGGCTATTTCCTCCGCGTGCCACTCAGACAGGCCGTACACGGCTTTTTCCAGCCATGGTGCCTCAGCAGGCTGCCGTTTGTACCAGCTTCGGTAGTCTTCGCCATTTTTCAAGCGAAAATCTCCAGACAGATCGATTACTTTGGTACCGTTCTCAAGCAGGGCTGGTGAAAGCTCCGTACTCACACCTGCCGGAGTAGCCAGAAAAATGACATCATTGTCTGCTGCCATCTGCTCCGCATCAATTTTGGCCAAAGGCGGCAGTGGATGTGCATGCAAATGCGGAAATACATTTGCGAGCGCTTCTCCCTCTGATGAACTTGAATAAAGATGAGCCACCTGCACATCAGAATGGCC
This window harbors:
- the argC gene encoding N-acetyl-gamma-glutamyl-phosphate reductase; translation: MIRVGIVGATGYSGVELIRLLAGHSDVQVAHLYSSSSEGEALANVFPHLHAHPLPPLAKIDAEQMAADNDVIFLATPAGVSTELSPALLENGTKVIDLSGDFRLKNGEDYRSWYKRQPAEAPWLEKAVYGLSEWHAEEIAKADLIANPGCYPTAALLGLLPLAQSGWVNPKSWIVDAKSGVSGAGRGVSLGVHYSELNESIHAYKVGAHQHTPEIEQELSKQTGLQQLIQFTPHLVPMTRGILVTAYGTLESAVSPSQVQELYESVYADKPYVRVRAQGSHPRTKEVYGSNFCDIALHVDERTGRVIVLAVIDNVVKGAAGQAIQNMNLMFGLKETAGLSLVPLFP
- a CDS encoding aspartate aminotransferase family protein; amino-acid sequence: MSTTTAPYHLMNNYARWPVHLVKGEGNKVWDESGKEYLDFISGIAVTSLGHVPAKVAKKLHEQVDTLWHCSNLFHIPQQEVLAQKLSQVSGLDRALFCNSGAEANEGLIKLARRYAQKVKGTECYEIITFGQSFHGRTLATLTATGQEKVKDGFTPLPEGFVTVPYNDLDAVKQAVNEKTCAILLELVQGEGGVHSAEEPFVKGLRQLCDQHGLLLLIDEVQTGIGRTGTWFAFQQYEILPDAISLAKGLGSGFPIGAILATEEAAQAFSPGTHGTTFGGNPLAMAAGIATVETIEEDGLLSRVNQLNELLVSRLQQLKTAHPEKVVEIRGKGLLLGMKLSIPAAGVLDYAREKGVLVLLAGPQVIRMLPSFVTTEDEIERVVAVLDEALQKG
- a CDS encoding carbamoyl phosphate synthase small subunit produces the protein MNREKHGYGPGYLTLESGEVFAGTLFGAPLEGIGEVVFHTGMTGYQEVMSDPSFAGQIVTFTYPLIGNYGINDQDYEAAKPALAGMVVSELCSEPSHYQSGRSLAEAAEEFGFPILAGVDTRTVTKRVRQEGPLWGVIADRPLSLEEVSALRKKYIKKSLVANVSSQEIQRYPGTKEHVVLIDLGMKRSILESLQSLGCRVTVVPFDTTYAQIQALQPDGLLFSNGPGDPEDLLTYCVEWRKAAEQYPTMGICLGHQVLALAFGGKTEKLKYGHRGGNHPVKELLTGKVYMTSQNHGYVVKEESLDNRQLLVTYRNVNDNSVEGLRHQHLPVMTVQFHPEAHPGPSDTSHMLTQFLQLIRGVGAKIYA
- the argB gene encoding acetylglutamate kinase, translating into MEGIVVIKCGGSTMEQLPDRFFQAIAEIQQKGKQLVIVHGGGPAINSMLERLAIPSQFVDGLRVTCEDTLQVVEQVLCGQINKWLVRRLSEHRAKAWGVSGMDGGMLTAVQTDKPLGLVGEVKKVDAAIPLAILSHGYLPVIAPLAVGTEGSQKYNVNADIAAGAIAAALGAESLIMVTDVPGILAPKEEGTALIPKTNPREIEQMIQEGIITGGMIPKVRAALDALSEGVPQVVICRGTAEDLLRVCQGETAGTAIVSKAAQVHA